A genomic stretch from Anaerolinea thermophila UNI-1 includes:
- a CDS encoding ATP-binding protein: MSEHPSFEIPEPKDYLLTRTVKSLKELVDLVSGKAFQSEVNREDAGLAEIMPFPFLALVGQQEMKLALLLAIINPLVNGVLLIGPRGTGKTTTARSLIDLLPEVQRSTCFYGCLPEDIEQGGMDAVCPDCAKKYAEGIPLTRTDRVRLIELPLNAKLEDVVGALDEHAPGHLRMRIRRGILAQADQNVLYVDEVNLLSDDIINAILDAASSGTYTLRRNLVAATYRSRFTLVGSMNPEEGNLRPQIMDRFGLRVVVHGLDNLDERLEAYRRARAYRLNPRATVAQYAEETAQARAEIQVARSLLSKVEIPTEVARAGSELVRQFQVESLRAEITLFEAARAYAAADGRTTVTMEDIKMVAPMALRLRRSAFMIQYFREQSREEEEMRKILDTLS, from the coding sequence GTTAGCGGCAAAGCCTTCCAGTCCGAAGTCAACCGCGAAGACGCTGGACTGGCAGAGATCATGCCGTTTCCATTCCTGGCACTGGTCGGTCAGCAGGAAATGAAACTGGCACTTTTGCTTGCTATCATCAACCCCCTGGTGAATGGGGTGTTGCTTATTGGACCGCGCGGAACGGGAAAGACCACCACTGCCCGCAGTTTGATAGACCTGCTCCCGGAGGTGCAGCGCAGCACCTGTTTTTACGGATGTCTGCCAGAAGATATTGAACAGGGTGGAATGGATGCGGTTTGTCCTGATTGCGCCAAGAAATACGCCGAAGGCATCCCTCTCACTCGGACGGACCGAGTTCGCCTGATTGAATTGCCTCTAAACGCCAAACTGGAAGATGTGGTGGGCGCCCTGGATGAACACGCTCCCGGACACCTGCGCATGCGCATTCGCCGGGGCATTCTGGCTCAGGCTGACCAGAATGTGCTGTATGTGGATGAAGTCAACCTGCTAAGCGATGACATCATCAACGCCATTCTGGATGCGGCATCTTCGGGAACCTATACTCTGCGGCGCAATCTGGTGGCTGCAACCTACCGCTCGCGATTCACTCTGGTAGGTTCGATGAACCCTGAAGAAGGCAACCTCAGGCCTCAAATCATGGATCGTTTCGGGCTACGGGTGGTCGTACACGGGTTAGATAACCTTGACGAGCGATTGGAAGCCTACCGCCGCGCTCGCGCGTACCGGCTGAATCCCCGCGCAACCGTTGCCCAGTATGCTGAAGAAACTGCCCAGGCACGAGCCGAGATTCAGGTAGCGCGTTCCCTCTTGTCCAAAGTAGAGATTCCTACCGAGGTCGCCCGCGCGGGTTCAGAACTGGTAAGACAATTTCAGGTGGAGTCCCTCCGAGCAGAGATTACCCTGTTTGAAGCCGCCCGCGCCTATGCCGCCGCGGATGGAAGAACCACTGTAACCATGGAAGACATCAAGATGGTGGCGCCCATGGCTTTGCGCCTGAGACGCTCTGCCTTCATGATACAATACTTCCGGGAGCAATCCCGCGAAGAAGAAGAAATGCGAAAAATTCTCGATACATTATCCTGA
- a CDS encoding tetratricopeptide repeat protein — protein MAKSASQPVALNPDTLTPATPAEFLTRGWLYYARGNYKAAEEDFRKALETNANDPEALYALGLNLLAAGRSQEAVEIFEKASNAAGAIDDHVRASMIQRLIKGHINRIRTGNWNLDR, from the coding sequence ATGGCAAAATCCGCTTCTCAACCTGTTGCCCTGAATCCGGACACGTTAACCCCTGCTACACCGGCAGAGTTCTTAACACGAGGATGGTTATACTACGCCCGTGGAAATTACAAAGCCGCTGAGGAAGACTTCCGAAAGGCACTGGAGACCAATGCGAACGATCCGGAAGCCTTGTATGCGCTGGGATTGAATCTGCTTGCCGCAGGACGCTCTCAGGAAGCCGTTGAGATATTTGAGAAAGCCTCAAACGCGGCAGGTGCCATTGATGACCACGTGCGCGCATCAATGATTCAACGTCTGATCAAGGGACACATCAACCGCATCCGCACGGGTAACTGGAATCTGGATCGGTAA